Proteins found in one Coffea eugenioides isolate CCC68of chromosome 5, Ceug_1.0, whole genome shotgun sequence genomic segment:
- the LOC113772173 gene encoding 2-oxoglutarate-dependent dioxygenase AOP3-like, with protein MECASNIRLPVINLTEEILRSGKDSWTEARNIVTRAFEEYGCFIAVHDNYPSEVSDSIFSELQDLFNLPLEIKVRNTSQTPLIGYARPRPNVDLYESMSIEDATNLEAVEKFANQMWPSKNNHFCELFHWYANQVAELDKMVSKLVFESYGVEKYHESHVGSVTYTVRLIRYRVPEQNEMNVGVPPHTDKNFITILQQNEADGLEVQLKNGSWIPIDFPPSSVIIMAGDVFSAWSNGRVHSPFHRVTMKGKERHSIAQFAYCKKLVETPTELVDDEHPLLYKPLDNFGYLRFLSTDDNLNTPNPLKAYCGV; from the exons ATGGAATGCGCTTCAAATATCAGGCTTCCGGTCATAAATTTAACGGAGGAAATCCTAAGATCCGGAAAAGATTCTTGGACTGAAGCGCGAAACATTGTCACACGGGCATTTGAAGAGTATGGCTGTTTCATAGCTGTTCATGATAACTATCCTTCAGAGGTTAGTGATTCCATATTCTCTGAGCTGCAAGATTTGTTTAACCTCCCGTTGGAGATTAAAGTCCGAAACACTTCTCAAACTCCCCTCATTGGTTATGCTCGGCCAAGACCCAACGTGGACCTCTACGAAAGCATGAGCATTGAAGATGCAACAAATCTTGAAGCAGTCGAGAAGTTTGCAAATCAGATGTGGCCCTCCAAAAATAACCATTTCTG TGAACTGTTTCATTGGTATGCAAATCAAGTCGCAGAATTAGATAAAATGGTGAGCAAATTGGTGTTTGAAAGCTATGGTGTGGAGAAGTACCACGAATCTCATGTGGGATCAGTGACTTATACTGTTAGATTGATAAGGTACAGGGTACCCGAACAGAATGAGATGAATGTCGGCGTTCCTCCTCATACTGACAAGAACTTCATAACCATACTTCAACAGAATGAAGCTGATGGTTTAGAAGTTCAGTTGAAGAATGGAAGCTGGATTCCTATTGATTTTCCTCCTTCCTCCGTAATAATCATGGCTGGAGATGTATTCTCG GCGTGGAGCAACGGTAGAGTGCATTCCCCATTTCATAGAGTAACTatgaagggaaaagaaaggcatTCGATTGCACAGTTTGCCTATTGCAAGAAATTGGTAGAGACACCAACAGAGCTGGTTGATGATGAACACCCCTTATTATATAAGCCATTGGACAATTTTGGTTATCTCCGATTCTTGAGCACAGATGATAATTTGAATACTCCAAATCCACTGAAGGCCTATTGTGGCGTCTAA